Proteins encoded within one genomic window of Rossellomorea vietnamensis:
- a CDS encoding NUDIX domain-containing protein: MVFQHKNIPEAGIQLPKGTVKEEEETFSAVIREVQEETGIQTFEVGKLIASDYWENDDGAMHNRYFYKIICHEMADEWEYNPTGGGEEEGLTFQFFWISSEEEFELIRGHSDYLKLVFDE, translated from the coding sequence TTGGTATTTCAACACAAAAATATTCCTGAGGCAGGTATTCAGTTACCAAAAGGGACAGTAAAAGAAGAGGAAGAAACGTTTAGCGCAGTAATAAGAGAAGTTCAGGAGGAAACTGGAATTCAAACATTTGAAGTGGGAAAATTGATAGCATCCGATTACTGGGAAAATGATGACGGTGCTATGCACAATAGGTATTTTTATAAAATCATTTGTCATGAAATGGCTGATGAGTGGGAGTACAATCCAACAGGTGGAGGAGAAGAAGAAGGACTTACCTTTCAATTTTTTTGGATCTCATCCGAAGAAGAATTTGAACTAATAAGAGGTCACTCTGACTATTTGAAGCTGGTTTTTGATGAATAA
- a CDS encoding GNAT family N-acetyltransferase gives MVYQEPKEYTRYYSIYHGQKYADSYFRRSPETLVEVATIFDCGYFIMEGETIIGGVLLQPHFMSDLFVVPPYKDYEGLANKLLNYVKEISADENKIIVREVAEEHVETYEQLGCKVLEMNVWMIRPTEPLKAILPEGYSSRAVASEDAEDIACLLMKAYSANPAYKQIGTKEDYLLHVNEFIDQHKHNKIMDECSRVVIDTHTNTIVGVCLYMEFEDYPLIMSLVVDPDHQQRGIGRYLLTHSIHSSSEGYPATRLSVIKDNAAIKLYEDLGFLRSKTISDMYLA, from the coding sequence TTGGTTTATCAAGAACCCAAAGAATACACCCGCTATTACTCCATTTACCATGGACAAAAATATGCAGATTCCTATTTTAGAAGATCTCCGGAGACGTTAGTGGAAGTGGCGACCATCTTTGACTGTGGATATTTCATCATGGAAGGCGAAACGATCATTGGCGGTGTCCTTCTGCAACCTCATTTCATGTCGGATTTATTTGTAGTGCCACCCTATAAGGACTATGAAGGGTTGGCCAACAAGCTATTAAACTATGTGAAAGAGATATCTGCGGATGAAAATAAAATCATTGTACGAGAAGTGGCAGAGGAACATGTAGAAACGTATGAACAACTAGGATGCAAGGTTCTTGAAATGAATGTATGGATGATTCGTCCAACGGAGCCGTTGAAAGCCATTCTTCCTGAAGGGTATAGCTCGAGGGCGGTAGCAAGTGAAGATGCAGAGGATATCGCATGCTTACTTATGAAAGCCTATAGTGCCAATCCCGCGTATAAGCAAATCGGAACGAAAGAGGATTATCTTCTTCACGTAAATGAATTTATTGATCAACATAAACATAATAAAATCATGGATGAGTGTTCGAGGGTTGTGATCGATACTCATACGAACACCATTGTTGGTGTCTGTCTGTACATGGAATTTGAAGACTATCCGCTTATCATGAGTTTAGTTGTGGACCCTGATCATCAACAGAGGGGGATCGGACGATACTTATTAACCCATTCGATCCATTCTTCTAGTGAAGGGTACCCGGCCACTCGCTTATCTGTCATTAAGGATAATGCAGCTATTAAGCTTTATGAAGATCTTGGATTTCTTAGAAGTAAAACGATCAGTGATATGTATTTAGCATAA
- a CDS encoding phosphopantothenoylcysteine decarboxylase, with amino-acid sequence MSLLKGKKILITSGGTLEKWDTVRGHTNLAKGTMGCYLAEEALSHEAEIIYLHGYFAKLPENHGNMRLIQFEGIEDLGEKIKSIVQSEPIDVVIMAAAGSDWIVDKIVDQRGNPILETGKMTSDEPPIIHFKKAPKVLSEIKKWNPNVLLVGFKLEHTDDSEYLFKRANLRMESSGAEFMVANKTGSLYGENAEHFIVSKRQPPKKYISKKDTAEGLMELLAGHVN; translated from the coding sequence ATGAGTTTATTAAAAGGTAAAAAGATCCTGATAACAAGTGGAGGTACGCTTGAGAAATGGGATACGGTTAGAGGACATACTAATTTAGCAAAAGGGACGATGGGGTGTTACCTGGCGGAAGAAGCGTTAAGCCATGAAGCAGAGATCATTTACCTACACGGCTATTTTGCAAAGCTTCCAGAAAACCATGGGAACATGCGCTTGATACAATTTGAGGGGATAGAAGATCTGGGTGAGAAAATCAAATCGATTGTACAATCTGAACCTATTGATGTCGTAATCATGGCAGCTGCCGGATCAGATTGGATAGTCGATAAAATAGTGGACCAACGAGGGAACCCGATTTTGGAGACAGGAAAAATGACGAGTGATGAACCCCCGATCATTCATTTTAAAAAAGCCCCAAAAGTATTATCAGAAATAAAGAAATGGAATCCAAATGTCTTGCTTGTCGGATTCAAGTTAGAGCATACAGATGACTCGGAATACTTATTTAAGAGAGCAAACCTTCGGATGGAGTCCTCTGGGGCAGAATTTATGGTTGCGAATAAAACCGGGTCTCTCTATGGAGAAAATGCAGAACATTTTATTGTGTCAAAACGTCAACCTCCCAAAAAGTACATAAGTAAAAAAGATACAGCAGAGGGGTTAATGGAGTTACTTGCAGGTCATGTAAACTAA
- a CDS encoding DUF4179 domain-containing protein, translated as MNNQIRRELEKIEIPDELHSRARLGVEKAKSEFNVPSHPTIKEKKPSPVLSSKGKKQLYKRLSIIAAALLLIASTLTFTPVIAAIQEVYDKIFSSKHIDDSGVRNAVLSGDGQILDQTYIDEEHDITVHFERLLTDDKETKLLLTYQSEKTDLKDYYIDLFEGVSSINLVVGKEKRKLKNVGWGSRFYDSKENKVVSALSFESLKDYEGKDIRLEIDQLTTYKDNRRDSVETTWPLEFTIKPAAVSERRTVELNKTFTYRRETYTVRRVEFSKLETRVVVTGSDTGDPKDKSGKVYNVMSKLERQFLHSRKNSKGYGYSVDGEKSGVFIKAGGEKVEPIFSKGEVDGDNDEYIMTFAPVAVKNQKDCILEVGDAVDIPLTKSGKVIQKKVEDEKSEMEALLADSGFTLIPLSTEEEEEIKQYLKTYPKEFSNDRKPIGKLKRLNSKILDVSISERSGAVSHVMVSTPEEAKKIREDNGLSFIPVYLKQN; from the coding sequence ATGAATAATCAAATTAGACGCGAATTAGAAAAAATTGAAATTCCGGATGAATTACATAGTAGAGCCAGATTAGGCGTCGAAAAAGCAAAATCTGAATTCAATGTACCGAGTCATCCCACTATAAAGGAGAAGAAGCCAAGTCCAGTACTCTCTTCAAAAGGGAAAAAACAACTTTATAAAAGACTTTCAATCATTGCAGCGGCACTCTTGCTCATTGCTTCAACGCTAACATTCACACCAGTGATAGCGGCCATTCAAGAGGTATATGACAAAATTTTCTCAAGTAAGCATATTGATGATTCAGGAGTGAGAAATGCCGTTCTATCAGGTGATGGACAAATACTTGATCAAACCTATATTGATGAAGAACATGATATAACCGTCCATTTTGAACGTTTGTTGACAGATGATAAGGAAACAAAACTACTCCTTACTTATCAGAGTGAAAAAACTGACTTAAAAGATTATTATATTGATTTGTTTGAAGGTGTAAGCTCAATCAATTTAGTGGTTGGAAAAGAAAAGAGAAAATTGAAAAATGTAGGCTGGGGAAGTAGATTTTATGACAGTAAGGAGAACAAAGTAGTATCAGCCCTTTCGTTTGAATCATTAAAGGATTACGAGGGAAAAGACATCCGCTTGGAAATTGATCAATTAACGACTTATAAAGATAACCGGCGGGATAGCGTGGAAACAACCTGGCCATTAGAATTTACCATCAAGCCGGCTGCAGTATCAGAAAGGAGAACGGTAGAACTCAATAAAACATTCACCTACAGAAGGGAAACCTACACCGTTAGAAGGGTAGAGTTCTCAAAGCTTGAAACAAGGGTGGTAGTTACAGGGTCAGACACAGGAGATCCCAAGGATAAAAGTGGAAAGGTATATAATGTGATGAGCAAGTTGGAGCGCCAATTTCTTCATTCAAGGAAAAACAGTAAAGGGTATGGGTATAGTGTTGACGGTGAAAAATCTGGAGTGTTCATAAAAGCAGGCGGCGAAAAAGTCGAACCGATTTTTAGTAAGGGTGAAGTAGATGGAGACAACGATGAATACATCATGACCTTTGCCCCGGTAGCTGTTAAGAATCAAAAGGACTGCATCCTTGAAGTGGGTGACGCTGTCGACATACCTCTGACTAAATCCGGGAAGGTAATTCAAAAAAAGGTAGAGGATGAAAAATCCGAAATGGAAGCGTTGCTAGCTGACAGTGGATTTACATTAATTCCATTATCCACGGAAGAAGAGGAAGAAATAAAACAATATTTAAAGACATACCCAAAAGAATTTTCAAATGATAGAAAACCGATTGGAAAGCTAAAACGGCTAAATTCAAAGATCCTAGACGTTAGCATTTCAGAAAGATCTGGAGCCGTCAGTCATGTTATGGTTAGTACTCCAGAAGAAGCTAAAAAAATTCGAGAAGATAATGGTTTGTCTTTTATTCCAGTTTATTTAAAACAAAATTAA
- a CDS encoding GNAT family N-acetyltransferase encodes MISELDPTEFYKCKPLLVQRGLLESKAAIEGTHSDRIFVDDPMSPASGFIWLGSNNGFILIGNEENAEFNSKLNHYFNTVIKPEANRVGLTGFEAIGDHPKWNKTIKNVFGENLKGYNQKVYELQKDHYIQKHEPLLEQGYETVKITKSILDNNGSETYRNIEFLQSKVLEFWPSFDKFFQQGLGYMMVHRNKIVSVCFSGVVAGNVHGIDIETIPHHQGKKLAQKGAHAFVQDCLENEITPYWDCMEINEASVAVAEKIGFRNKLHYSWYRVPFD; translated from the coding sequence ATGATTTCAGAGCTTGATCCGACTGAATTTTATAAATGCAAACCATTATTAGTTCAGAGGGGGCTCTTGGAATCAAAAGCCGCCATTGAAGGTACGCATTCCGATCGCATATTTGTGGATGACCCTATGTCTCCTGCCTCTGGATTCATATGGCTGGGAAGTAATAATGGTTTTATCTTAATTGGGAACGAAGAAAACGCAGAATTTAATAGCAAGCTGAACCATTATTTCAATACAGTCATCAAACCAGAGGCCAACAGAGTGGGTTTAACAGGTTTTGAAGCGATAGGTGACCATCCAAAATGGAATAAGACGATCAAGAACGTATTTGGTGAAAATTTGAAAGGATACAATCAAAAAGTATATGAATTACAAAAGGATCATTATATCCAGAAACATGAACCTCTTTTAGAACAAGGATATGAAACTGTTAAAATCACAAAAAGTATTTTGGATAATAACGGTTCCGAAACATATCGAAACATTGAATTCTTACAATCAAAGGTATTAGAGTTTTGGCCATCGTTTGATAAGTTCTTCCAACAAGGTCTCGGGTATATGATGGTTCATAGAAATAAAATTGTAAGCGTTTGTTTCTCAGGAGTAGTAGCGGGGAATGTGCACGGCATTGACATCGAGACGATACCACATCATCAAGGGAAAAAGCTTGCCCAGAAGGGAGCTCATGCTTTTGTGCAAGACTGTTTAGAGAATGAGATTACACCGTATTGGGATTGTATGGAGATCAATGAGGCTTCTGTTGCAGTTGCAGAAAAGATAGGGTTTCGGAATAAGCTTCATTATAGTTGGTATCGTGTACCGTTTGATTGA
- a CDS encoding DUF2785 domain-containing protein, producing the protein MVDFRSTEFVMEEHELKKYLQEYKNGQKPWDIKNHVGLVKSMMHFIGSTDSELRDKLIYTTFFHLAIDNQLDHELLRDLLDHCLSDDMLFKGIGENGTDTVFTRAFSSLVIAVILYKDNKDDFLSRDAVYKTKYHLINYINSENDLRGFVPVKGWAHSIAHVADAFDELILNKKMEQKDLFDMLPPLWGKILVSESVYVHGEDERMITPILAMLEKGLDIVEIEHLLKGIPAELKRRKEHVKEENYWFLEANCKTFLKSFYVKISSREELISLRRGIELCLSEL; encoded by the coding sequence ATGGTGGATTTTCGATCAACCGAGTTTGTAATGGAAGAACATGAACTGAAAAAGTACTTACAAGAATATAAGAATGGACAAAAGCCGTGGGACATAAAGAATCATGTTGGTCTTGTAAAGTCCATGATGCATTTCATCGGATCTACGGATAGTGAGCTTAGGGATAAGTTGATCTATACCACCTTTTTTCACTTAGCCATAGACAACCAGTTGGATCATGAATTGTTGCGTGATTTATTGGATCACTGTTTAAGTGACGACATGTTATTCAAGGGGATTGGTGAAAACGGCACGGATACCGTGTTTACAAGGGCGTTTAGCTCACTTGTCATCGCCGTTATTTTATACAAGGATAATAAGGATGATTTTCTCTCCCGGGACGCTGTGTATAAAACAAAATATCACTTAATCAACTACATCAACTCAGAAAATGATCTGAGGGGCTTTGTCCCGGTGAAAGGCTGGGCCCATAGTATAGCCCATGTGGCGGACGCATTTGACGAATTGATACTCAATAAAAAAATGGAGCAGAAAGATCTTTTCGACATGTTACCTCCACTATGGGGAAAAATCCTTGTATCTGAAAGTGTCTATGTTCATGGTGAAGACGAGAGAATGATCACACCGATACTCGCTATGTTAGAAAAGGGATTGGACATAGTGGAAATAGAACACTTACTAAAAGGAATACCAGCCGAACTGAAACGTCGGAAAGAACATGTAAAGGAAGAAAATTATTGGTTTTTAGAAGCGAACTGTAAAACATTTTTAAAAAGCTTTTACGTAAAGATAAGTTCCCGTGAAGAGTTGATTTCTCTTCGTCGGGGTATTGAGTTGTGTTTATCTGAATTATAG
- a CDS encoding GNAT family N-acetyltransferase produces MQTHIREATKNDYDAVHRIQRQVHEMHTKERPDHYQMADTTLDRQYFNSLIDGENTKVFILEEGQPIAYTILTIKSPVERPILIPKKVVYMDDFGVDQTLRGKGLGKKFFGEVVEYAKTIGADSLELGVWEFNEDAIKFYESMNLRTKSRMMEIRL; encoded by the coding sequence ATGCAAACACATATCCGAGAAGCCACTAAAAACGATTACGATGCAGTCCATCGAATCCAAAGACAAGTGCACGAAATGCATACAAAGGAAAGACCAGACCATTACCAAATGGCAGACACCACGTTAGACCGGCAGTATTTTAACAGCTTAATAGATGGAGAAAACACGAAGGTATTCATATTAGAAGAAGGCCAGCCCATCGCCTATACCATTCTTACAATCAAGAGTCCTGTTGAAAGACCGATCCTCATTCCTAAGAAAGTGGTCTATATGGATGACTTTGGTGTGGATCAGACGCTCAGAGGAAAAGGCTTGGGGAAAAAATTCTTCGGGGAAGTAGTGGAGTACGCCAAGACGATTGGTGCAGATTCATTGGAGTTAGGCGTGTGGGAGTTTAACGAAGATGCGATTAAATTCTATGAATCCATGAATTTAAGGACTAAATCAAGGATGATGGAAATCCGTTTATAA
- a CDS encoding sugar nucleotide-binding protein — translation MKILILGATGFLGSTLFGLAEKLNHTVLGTSRNQNEKSNIIKLNITDKGAVEQTIKDFHPDVVVWALLSMDEEDALINIGLSHLLSTISRQTKLIFISTDGVFSEGKGGYSESDEIKPIAEDAPLSTYINSKIVGEKMVQNDHPNHIIIRTGPLYGKDLNQNIEQRTQRTISEVEEKGCFHAATNMYRNFVHIEDLSTAILELCTLDFLGLIHVGPLQKESYFTFYQKRLRGLGYEENVIKASRIDPNENPYLILDTSLNTTRVNGLLKSKFKSINNL, via the coding sequence TTGAAAATTCTAATATTAGGAGCAACTGGATTTCTTGGATCTACTTTATTTGGTTTAGCAGAAAAATTAAATCACACAGTATTAGGTACTTCAAGAAATCAAAATGAAAAATCAAATATAATTAAATTGAACATAACAGATAAAGGCGCAGTAGAACAAACGATCAAAGATTTTCATCCTGATGTAGTCGTATGGGCATTGTTAAGTATGGATGAAGAGGATGCACTAATAAACATAGGTTTATCACACCTATTATCAACGATAAGTAGACAGACGAAACTTATCTTCATTTCGACAGACGGCGTTTTTTCAGAAGGAAAAGGTGGTTATTCCGAGTCAGATGAAATTAAACCGATAGCTGAAGACGCACCTTTATCTACCTATATTAATTCGAAAATAGTGGGTGAAAAGATGGTTCAGAACGACCATCCAAACCACATCATTATTCGTACAGGTCCACTATACGGAAAGGATTTAAATCAAAATATTGAACAGAGGACTCAAAGGACTATCAGTGAAGTAGAAGAAAAGGGCTGCTTCCATGCGGCAACAAATATGTACCGCAATTTTGTACATATTGAGGATTTATCCACTGCCATATTAGAGCTATGTACCTTAGATTTTCTTGGGCTGATACATGTAGGTCCATTACAGAAAGAAAGTTATTTTACTTTTTACCAAAAGCGTTTAAGAGGTTTGGGTTATGAAGAAAATGTAATAAAAGCTTCCCGAATAGATCCAAATGAAAATCCATATTTAATTCTGGATACTTCATTAAATACTACAAGAGTGAATGGTTTGCTTAAATCAAAATTCAAGAGCATTAATAACTTGTAG
- a CDS encoding NUDIX hydrolase: MNQKGYILLAKRKDYPLWDLPGGTLEKGEELSACAIRETQEETGYSISIKQKIGEYYKPQYNDVEHLFSGELEGGSPINEGPETEEVRWFHPRKLPLNMIPNRRKQIKNYLTCRGEVVKTSLRVSPAKIFFYKGFLRVFGRFL, translated from the coding sequence ATGAATCAAAAAGGTTATATTCTGTTGGCTAAGAGAAAAGATTATCCTTTGTGGGATCTTCCCGGAGGAACTCTGGAAAAAGGTGAAGAATTATCGGCATGTGCTATAAGAGAAACACAAGAAGAAACAGGTTATAGTATTTCAATTAAGCAGAAAATCGGGGAATACTATAAGCCACAATACAACGATGTAGAGCATTTATTTTCAGGAGAATTAGAAGGAGGGTCACCGATTAACGAGGGGCCGGAAACAGAAGAAGTAAGGTGGTTTCACCCTCGTAAACTCCCCTTGAATATGATTCCAAATAGAAGAAAACAAATTAAGAATTATTTAACATGTAGGGGAGAAGTAGTGAAAACATCATTAAGAGTTTCTCCTGCAAAAATATTCTTTTATAAAGGGTTTTTAAGAGTCTTTGGTAGATTTCTATAA
- a CDS encoding DinB family protein yields MMKKPETNEYPPYYKEYINNVPDGELLQILEDQQKETKKLLKDVSEETGEYQYAPGKWTIKEVIGHITDTERIMCYRLLSIARGEKGMLPGYTDDDYVKRGQFNRFSLSDLLHHQALVRQHTILLLSSLDEEALRQRGKANGSEVTARAIAYIIAGHENHHRRLIKERYLNDTLTNNNQ; encoded by the coding sequence ATGATGAAGAAGCCAGAAACAAACGAATATCCCCCATATTATAAAGAGTATATAAACAATGTACCAGATGGAGAACTGCTCCAGATACTCGAAGATCAACAAAAGGAGACCAAGAAACTGTTGAAAGACGTAAGTGAGGAAACGGGAGAATATCAGTACGCTCCGGGAAAATGGACGATTAAGGAAGTCATCGGACACATAACCGACACGGAGCGAATCATGTGCTACCGCCTTCTCAGTATTGCCAGGGGGGAAAAGGGAATGCTGCCTGGATATACCGATGATGATTATGTGAAAAGAGGGCAGTTCAATCGTTTTTCACTATCGGACCTTTTACATCATCAAGCTCTTGTCCGCCAACACACCATTCTTCTTCTAAGCAGCCTGGATGAAGAAGCGCTGCGCCAACGTGGAAAAGCAAATGGCTCCGAAGTGACGGCCCGTGCGATTGCCTACATTATTGCGGGACATGAAAATCACCATCGAAGGTTGATTAAGGAGCGGTATTTGAATGATACGTTGACAAACAATAATCAGTAG
- a CDS encoding RNA polymerase sigma factor: protein MSSIIELVHKAQEGDEEAFLTMFQEYEKDIYRMAYVYVKNQEDALDVVQETAYRSFKKIGTLRNPAYFKTWLIKITITCATDMLRHRKKVIHLNPEYDTPIELEDYDLPLSLSLQDLIETLNESEKNIILWKFYHGYTLKEISELEESPLGTVKSVLYRALAKLRKQVRRVDMYE from the coding sequence GTGAGTTCAATTATTGAATTAGTTCACAAAGCTCAAGAAGGCGACGAAGAGGCTTTCTTGACAATGTTTCAAGAATACGAGAAAGATATTTATCGAATGGCGTATGTCTACGTGAAAAATCAGGAGGATGCTCTTGATGTCGTTCAAGAAACGGCCTATCGCTCCTTCAAGAAAATAGGAACACTAAGGAATCCTGCCTATTTTAAAACGTGGTTAATCAAAATCACCATAACCTGTGCCACGGATATGTTGAGACATAGAAAGAAAGTCATTCATCTGAACCCGGAATACGATACCCCTATTGAATTAGAAGATTATGATCTTCCGCTTTCATTATCCTTGCAAGACTTGATTGAGACATTAAATGAAAGTGAAAAAAATATCATACTCTGGAAGTTTTACCATGGATATACCCTTAAGGAGATTTCAGAACTTGAGGAATCGCCATTGGGCACAGTAAAGTCTGTATTATATCGAGCGCTGGCAAAACTCCGAAAACAGGTTAGGAGGGTTGATATGTATGAATAA
- a CDS encoding GNAT family N-acetyltransferase: MKEIREINHSEYASFCSLANGAFLGLNADQWLQGHIEETPSESLYGLFKGNDLVAGMRTFLFEMNLNQTTIPVGGVGMLAVDLLHKKEGNAYRLINYFYELHKSKGHHLVMLYPFNVAFYKRMGFGMGAQVYQCYVSPSSFQKFSGKEHLKHLNDEDKELILDCYNRVYQKTHGMTKRFPTERELNRPFHFGKVVGFKQDGKVLGYVLYEGKGKDLYIHELFFETREAIEELSTFLYQQADQFKRIIINSSNDDLIHFVRSPESGLNTMLDTAPSVDNKHMVNLGVGVMYRVIDCKGLLMELYEKKHRFGSASLTIKFDIKDDLQDDESKNFTVTYSHGEIQHFHEETVDTVVQMDISEFSSMIMGAVTFRSLYKWGKAEISNPACVNQINDLFHTHERPVCTKAF; the protein is encoded by the coding sequence TTGAAGGAAATTAGGGAAATCAATCATTCTGAATACGCATCATTTTGTTCCCTTGCCAATGGGGCGTTCCTTGGTTTAAATGCCGACCAATGGCTGCAGGGGCATATCGAAGAAACACCGAGCGAAAGCTTATATGGATTGTTCAAAGGGAATGATTTAGTGGCTGGCATGAGGACATTTCTGTTTGAAATGAACTTGAACCAAACCACCATCCCTGTTGGCGGAGTCGGGATGCTTGCCGTTGATTTGTTACATAAGAAAGAGGGAAATGCGTATCGACTAATCAACTATTTTTATGAGCTTCATAAGTCCAAAGGGCATCATCTTGTGATGTTATATCCGTTCAACGTTGCATTCTATAAAAGAATGGGATTTGGAATGGGGGCACAGGTTTATCAATGTTATGTCAGCCCATCCTCTTTTCAGAAGTTTTCCGGTAAAGAGCATCTTAAACACTTAAACGATGAAGACAAAGAACTCATTCTGGATTGTTACAACCGTGTTTATCAAAAAACGCATGGGATGACGAAACGATTTCCGACAGAGCGGGAATTGAATCGACCATTTCATTTTGGAAAAGTGGTTGGGTTTAAACAGGATGGTAAAGTGCTTGGCTACGTATTGTACGAAGGAAAGGGGAAGGATCTTTACATCCATGAGTTATTCTTTGAAACAAGGGAAGCGATTGAAGAATTATCTACTTTTTTATATCAACAGGCCGATCAATTTAAGCGAATCATCATCAATTCTAGTAATGATGACCTCATTCATTTTGTCCGCTCACCTGAAAGCGGGTTGAACACTATGCTTGATACAGCGCCGTCTGTTGACAATAAGCATATGGTGAACCTTGGGGTTGGTGTGATGTATAGGGTCATCGATTGTAAAGGGTTATTGATGGAGCTGTACGAGAAGAAGCACCGATTCGGCAGCGCTTCATTAACAATAAAGTTTGACATAAAGGACGATCTGCAAGATGACGAGTCAAAGAACTTCACCGTGACGTATTCACATGGGGAGATTCAACATTTTCATGAAGAAACAGTCGATACTGTCGTACAAATGGATATCTCTGAGTTTTCATCTATGATCATGGGGGCAGTGACTTTCCGCTCTTTATATAAATGGGGCAAAGCAGAAATATCGAATCCAGCATGTGTGAATCAAATCAATGACCTTTTCCACACGCATGAAAGGCCGGTATGTACGAAAGCATTTTAA
- a CDS encoding GNAT family N-acetyltransferase yields the protein MLSTERCELHRLKESDSHHIKKLYDNEQVRKYLGGTVNEESFKQRFHDMIHSPNKEYHWTIFNKRSQEFVGMVFLDTYHDGIHTEIGYQFLPEFWGRGIAREVINKVLHYGIHTMQLDKVMAETQTQNKASCKLLLSVGMRLEEKIQRFGNEQSVFAISGS from the coding sequence TTGTTGTCCACAGAAAGATGCGAGTTACATAGATTAAAGGAAAGTGATTCTCACCATATAAAAAAATTATACGACAACGAGCAGGTACGAAAATATTTAGGTGGCACCGTTAATGAAGAATCATTTAAACAGAGATTTCATGACATGATTCATTCACCCAATAAGGAATATCATTGGACTATTTTCAATAAACGTTCCCAGGAATTTGTCGGGATGGTATTCCTTGATACCTATCATGATGGAATTCACACTGAAATCGGCTATCAATTTTTACCGGAATTTTGGGGAAGAGGAATCGCCAGAGAAGTAATTAATAAGGTATTGCATTATGGGATTCATACTATGCAATTAGACAAAGTCATGGCCGAAACACAGACACAAAACAAGGCGTCTTGCAAACTATTATTATCAGTAGGAATGAGACTAGAGGAGAAGATTCAACGCTTTGGAAATGAGCAATCCGTTTTTGCCATTTCGGGTTCTTGA
- a CDS encoding HAD family hydrolase, whose translation MKAIIFDFDGTLADTLPIFFYAFQSVFKEFDDIEVTPDEIKSMFGPSETGIIKENLKNSNWDQAIDMYYQKYSEKHVELVTANEEVNDLLHLLKKHEFKLAIVTGKARRSLDISLEHLNMNELFDVIITGDDVSNPKPHPEGLNKALTLLNITNDEAVFIGDSDADINAGKKANVRTVGVQWLPNFQTQNFSTKPDQRVSRVGEFIEILASEMS comes from the coding sequence ATGAAGGCGATTATTTTTGACTTCGACGGGACACTGGCTGACACGTTACCGATTTTTTTCTATGCATTTCAATCAGTATTCAAGGAGTTTGATGACATTGAAGTTACTCCTGATGAAATTAAATCTATGTTTGGACCATCTGAAACGGGCATCATCAAAGAAAACCTGAAGAACTCTAACTGGGATCAAGCAATAGACATGTATTATCAGAAATATAGTGAAAAGCATGTAGAATTGGTCACAGCTAATGAGGAAGTGAATGACTTACTCCACCTATTAAAAAAACATGAATTCAAATTAGCTATTGTAACTGGAAAGGCAAGAAGAAGCCTTGACATTTCACTTGAACATCTCAATATGAATGAATTATTCGACGTCATCATTACCGGTGATGATGTATCCAACCCTAAACCTCATCCAGAAGGTTTAAATAAGGCATTAACATTACTTAACATCACCAACGACGAAGCCGTGTTTATAGGGGATAGTGATGCTGATATAAACGCTGGTAAAAAAGCAAACGTCCGTACCGTAGGCGTCCAGTGGTTGCCGAACTTCCAGACACAGAACTTTAGTACAAAACCCGATCAAAGAGTGAGTCGTGTAGGTGAATTCATTGAAATACTTGCAAGTGAAATGTCTTAG